The following proteins are co-located in the Euwallacea fornicatus isolate EFF26 chromosome 16, ASM4011564v1, whole genome shotgun sequence genome:
- the Tusp gene encoding tubby-related protein 4 isoform X1, with amino-acid sequence MHLHFERTVSARSDCPVLSLTWMGKVPDELPEDEGWKLNRNNYYQEGWLATGNVRGIVGVTFTTSHCKKNVDFPLRTNYNLRGHRSNVILVKWNEPYQKLASCDSSGIIFVWIKYEGRWSIELINDRNTPVTNFSWSHDGRMALICYKDGFVLVGSVAGQRYWSSMLNLASTITCGIWTPDDQQVYFGTNSGQIIVMDVAGAMVSQVQLIEDVGITSMAWSCEKFKMEEGEDECSSSGEKKFILAVSLQSGYICLLSTFDDVAPIHINTGLQGPLCMEWSNSRELLAVAGIILKSPTETEYTNMLKFYTDKGVLLYQTQIPDTHAKVSTLTWGHNDKRLFLATGTQIHIAWVAKRIASLQLLCRLRIYNLLSNEAMLSLLPLPLRLRNIIGNLFAQTIRCCVPEPTALREFVSRPPSGSVRLHCTMIRHDEDCNISSGTCYTLYLEYLGGLVPLLKGKRTSKIRPEFVIFDPQAEDSQTNADSKSSSSSSTAFASGGFSDTSESEKEEGGYMASPRMQRKKKRKHKSERTTTWHYRTDLEAEKDDLSYVDTLPEQVRLVEVTSNIWGTKFKIHGLASVVPANLGQVTYKTSLLHLQPRQMTLVITELRDDFLVGPDPSFNPNLFSEDEEEQVVQENKTKCTRGNMDNCPPIAPMSPRTSALTRQKSYLTPESVCSYSSSIESTREEKCLFVEIEDRDHVRPQNLLRPTNSQNSTSFIGPLGKTSSQNQKHAISPICCEVSVPALQSPKNAVAPSDIIFDRPSAPTIISYSSNSTATLQVKPNFDQHTNKNDISVSFNINNGDQKPIALRKQVQVLCEPSSSQANVKLVGKREDDGGKVAAVDEKCRFPPTFVSPGIMTRSCSVGYLDMVDAQMVPPSFRLSCVNRGDNPNKRLILVNNHKEANRKRHSRLRQRPKMSCELKTFGKSKSLDSSDIFHGSSNSPNFVSKEKKIPEQIEPNDMEKVCVGEKPPQVEEDLNVANNNSSSQINSPSVSRRTKSPNSNRMTAREFFSSPLMRRRKKQNSTKRGKLKADDNDSSSESNGVPIHTQALVNLEKLINRLREDDSSSRCTPPGSPKLPRSSPSSPAPAKKGLRPQSASPIRRRIMNSPFLRRKYKNCQESSDDEVNVSGDEIFNGTNYKDLETFQKSQLRQKLKRGKIEPNGGSCCNNQNIAQRREFVMHNKAPMWNENSQVYQLDFGGRVTQESAKNFQIEFRGKQVMQFGRIDGNAYTLDFQYPFSALQAFAVALANVTQRLK; translated from the exons ATGCATTTGCATTTTGAGAGGACCGTGAGTGCCCGAAGCGATTGCCCCGTTTTGTCCTTAACATGGATGGGAAAAGTGCCTGATGAGTTACCGGAG GATGAAGGATGGAAGCTAAACAGGAACAATTACTACCAAGAAGGATGGCTGGCAACTGGAAATGTAAGAGGAATCGTCGGGGTGACTTTCACCACTAGTCATTGCAAGAAGAACGTCGATTTTCCATTGAGAACCAATTATAACTTGCGTGGGCATAGATCGAAC GTCATATTGGTGAAATGGAACGAGCCCTACCAAAAACTGGCATCCTGCGACAGCTCTGGAATAATCTTCGTCTGGATCAAATACGAGGGGAGATGGTCCATTGAGCTAATCAACGACCGCAACACTCCGGTCACAAATTTTTCTTGGTCGCATGACGGTCGCATGgcattaatttgctataaa GACGGTTTCGTGCTGGTGGGCTCAGTGGCAGGCCAGCGCTACTGGTCCTCCATGCTAAATCTGGCCTCGACCATCACATGTGGAATATGGACTCCAGACGACCAACAAGTCTACTTTGGCACTAATTCCGGCCAGATCATTGTAATGGACGTTGCAGGGGCCATGGTCTCTCAGGTGCAACTCATCGAGGACGTGGGTATTACGTCCATGGCATGGAGCTGTGAGAAGTTTAAAATGGAAGAAGGCGAAGACGAATGCTCTAGCTCAG GAGAGAAGAAGTTCATTCTGGCGGTCTCCCTGCAGAGCGGCTACATCTGTCTCCTTTCCACCTTTGATGACGTTGCCCCGATTCACATCAATACGGGCCTGCAAGGGCCCTTGTGCATGGAATGGAGTAACTCCAGGGAACTTCTGGCAGTAGCAGGAATCATCCTGAAATCTCCTACAGAAACGGAGTACACGAATATGCTGAAATTCTATACCGATAAAGGAGTGTTGCTATATCAGACTCAAATACCCGATACGCAC GCTAAAGTATCAACGCTGACGTGGGGGCACAACGATAAACGCTTATTCCTGGCCACAGGGACGCAAATTCATATTGCTTGGGTGGCAAAGAGAATTGCTTCCCTACAACTGTTATGTCGTCTACGCATCTATAATTTACTCTCTAATGAGGCGATGTTGAGTCTCTTGCCTCTACCTCTGAGACTTAGGAATATTATAGGAAACCTTTTTGCTCAAACTATTCGG TGTTGTGTACCCGAGCCAACCGCCCTTAGGGAATTTGTGTCCAGACCTCCTTCTGGATCAGTAAGACTGCATTGTACCATGATTCGTCACGACGAGGACTGCAACATATCATCAGGCAcctgttacaccctgtatctagAATATCTGGGTGGTTTAGTGCCTCTGCTGAAAGGAAAGCGAACCAGCAAAATTAGACCGGAATTTGTGATATTCGACCCGCAAGCCGAAG ATTCACAGACTAATGCGGattcgaagagctcttcaagCTCTTCAACTGCTTTTGCTAGTGGAGGGTTCAGCGATACTTCTGAGTCTGAAAAGGAGGAAGGGGGCTATATGGCATCTCCCCGCATGCAGCGAAAGAAGAAGAGGAAGCATAAAAGCGAGAGGACCACTACATGGCACTATAGGACAGATTTAGAGGCGGAAAAGGATGATTTGAGCTATGTAGATACTTTACCAGAG CAGGTGCGTCTCGTTGAAGTTACATCGAACATATGgggtacaaaatttaaaatccatgGTCTAGCTTCGGTTGTTCCAGCAAACTTAGGCCAAGTCACGTATAAAACTTCGCTGCTGCATTTGCAGCCCCGCCAAATGACTTTAG TCATAACAGAACTAAGGGATGATTTTCTCGTTGGTCCAGATCCGTCTTTCAATCCCAACCTGTTTAGTGAAGACGAGGAAGAGCAGGTGGTGCAGGAAAATAAGACTAAGTGTACTCG GGGAAATATGGACAATTGTCCGCCGATAGCCCCTATGTCCCCAAGGACTAGTGCTCTCACCAGGCAGAAGTCATACTTGACACCTGAATCAGTGTGTAGCTACAGCAGCAGCATTGAATCCACCCgagaagaaaaatgtttattcgtGGAGATAGAAGATCGTGATCACGTCCGTCCTCAGAACTTGTTGCGTCCAACAAACAGCCAAAATTCTACGAGTTTTATTGGTCCATTGG GAAAAACCAGCAGCCAAAATCAGAAACATGCCATCTCCCCTATTTGCTGCGAGGTGTCGGTTCCTGCCTTGCAATCGCCTAAAAACGCTGTGGCTCCTAGCGATATCATCTTTGATAGACCCTCGGCTCCTACCATTATTTCATACTCTTCGAATAGTACTGCTACGTTACAa GTTAAGCCAAATTTCGATCAGCACACCAACAAAAACGATATTTCTGTGAGCTTTAATATAAACAATGGGGATCAGAAGCCGATAGCTCTGAGAAAGCAGGTCCAGGTACTTTGCGAGCCAAGTTCAAGTCAGGCGAATGTGAAGTTGGTGGGGAAGCGGGAAGATGATGGGGGGAAGGTGGCTGCCGTGGATGAGAAATGCA GGTTCCCTCCGACATTCGTCTCTCCCGGAATAATGACCAGAAGTTGCAGTGTTGGTTATTTAGACATGGTCGACGCCCAAATGGTCCCTCCAAGCTTCCGATTGTCCTGTGTGAATCGCGGGGACAATCCCAATAAGAG GTTAATTTTGGTTAATAACCACAAGGAGGCTAACCGGAAAAGGCACAGCCGTTTGCGACAGAGGCCAAAAATGAGCTGCGAGTTAAAAACCTTTGGGAAGTCAAAAAGTCTAGATTCcagtgatatttttcatggTTCCAGTAACAGTCCTAATTTCGTTTCGAAAGAGAAAAAGATTCCCGAACAAATCGAGCCCAATGATATGGAGAAGGTTTGCGTTGGAGAGAAGCCGCCTCAAGTGGAGGAGGATCTTAATGTAGCAAACAATAACAGTAGTAGCCAAATTAATAGCCCTAGTGTCAGTAGGAGGACTAAGAGCCCCAACAGCAATAGGATGACCGCTAGGGAGTTTTTTTCCTCCCCTTTAATGAGGAGGAGGAAAAAGCAAAACTCGACAAAAAGAG gGAAACTGAAGGCTGATGATAACGACAGTAGTTCTGAATCAAACGGGGTTCCTATTCACACTCAAGCCTTAGTAAATTTAGAGAAACTTATCAATAGGTTAAGGGAAGACGATTCGAGCAGCAGATGCACGCCTCCTGGGTCTCCAAAACTTCCGAGAAGTTCACCCTCATCACCAGCTCCAGCCAAAAAAG GTCTTAGACCCCAATCAGCATCGCCAATTCGTCGCAGAATTATGAATTCTCCATTTCTTCGAAGAAAATATAAGAACTGTCAGGAGAGTTCCGATGACGAAGTAAACGTCTCAGGAGACGAGATTTTCAACGGTACCAACTATAAAGACTTGGAGACGTTCCAGAAGTCCCAACTAAGGCAGAAG TTAAAGAGGGGCAAGATTGAACCGAACGGAGGCAGCTGCTGCAATAATCAGAACATTGCGCAAAGGAGGGAGTTTGTAATGCACAATAAAGCTCCCATGTGGAATGAGAATAGTCAGGTATATCAGCTGGATTTTGGGGGTAGAGTCACTCAGGAATCAGCCAAAAACTTCCAGATTGAATTCAGAGGAAAGCAA GTGATGCAGTTTGGAAGAATAGACGGCAATGCCTATACCTTGGACTTCCAATATCCCTTCTCAGCATTGCAGGCCTTTGCAGTCGCTTTAGCCAACGTTACTCAGCGACTGAAATAG